The following proteins are encoded in a genomic region of Dromaius novaehollandiae isolate bDroNov1 chromosome 29, bDroNov1.hap1, whole genome shotgun sequence:
- the LOC112995802 gene encoding mothers against decapentaplegic homolog 6-like: MFRSRRSGLVRRLWRQRCAAPGPEDGHGALKPAAHALFKKLKDEELELLVQAVESRGAREAGCVRVARGEPRGAKQALPPQVLLCRLYRWPDLRQPHELKHLSYCQSAGGRGGCGDAAALCCNPHHFSRLAAPETPPPPYSKTSCGPSWPAVPEPPGAQLLELSCQRGERRDTSLSRSAVKDGYWCKLAYWEHRTRVGRLYAVHEASVNVFCELPQGSGFCLGQLRAANRSEAVRRARGKIGRGLLLSREPGGVWAYNRSEHPIFVNSPTLGPPGTRGLAVHKVLPGYSVKVFDYERAGCLAGWRHPGDGPCDPNSVRISFAKGWGPCYSRQFITSCPCWLEILLDQPR, translated from the exons ATGTTCCGCTCGCGCCGCTCCGGGCTGGTGCGGCGGCTGTGGCGGCagcgctgcgcagcgccgggcCCCGAGGACGGCCACGGGGCGCTCAAGCCCGCCGCGCACGCCCTCTTCAAGAAGCTGAAGGacgaggagctggagctgctggtgcaggCGGTGGAGAGCCGGGGCGCCCGGGAGGCGGGCTGCGTGCGGGTGGCGCGGGGCGAGCCGCGGGGCGCCAAGCAGGCGCTGCCCCCCCAGGTCCTGCTCTGCCGCCTCTACCGCTGGCCCGACCTGCGCCAGCCCCACGAGCTCAAGCACCTCAGCTACTGCCAgagcgccgggggccgcgggggctgcggcgaCGCCGCCGCGCTCTGCTGCAACCCCCACCACTTCAGCCGCCTGGCTGCTCCCG AGACCCCACCGCCCCCCTACTCCAAGACGTCCTGCGGCCCCTCCTGGCCGGCGGTGCCCgagccccccggcgcccagctcctGGAGCTCAGCTGCCagcgcggggagcggcgcg ACACCAGCCTCTCGCGGAGCGCCGTTAAGGATGGCTACTGGTGCAAACTGGCCTACTGGGAGCACCGGACGCGCGTGGGCCGCCTCTACGCCGTGCACGAGGCGTCGGTGAACGTGTTCTGTGAGCTGCCGCAGGGCAGCGGCttctgcctggggcagctgcggGCCGCGAACCGCAGCGAGGCCGTGCGCCGGGCCCGCGGCAAGATCGGCcgggggctgctgctgagccGGGAGCCCGGCGGCGTGTGGGCCTACAACCGCAGCGAGCACCCCATCTTCGTCAACTCGCCCACGCTGGGGCCCCCCGGCACCCGCGGCCTCGCCGTCCACAAGGTGCTGCCCGGCTACTCGGTGAAGGTGTTCGACTACGAGCGGGCCGGCTGCCTGGCCGGCTGGCGGCACCCCGGGGACGGCCCCTGCGACCCCAACAGCGTCCGCATCAGCTTCGCCAAGGGCTGGGGGCCCTGCTACTCGCGGCAGTTCATCacctcctgcccctgctggctgGAGATCCTGCTGGACCAGCCGCGCTGA